Part of the Spinacia oleracea cultivar Varoflay chromosome 5, BTI_SOV_V1, whole genome shotgun sequence genome, AATGTCTACCCAATCACAACGAAACAATACAACTTTGTAATCTCCGTAATAATCTAATTCATAGATATCTTTCACTTTTCCATAGTAGGCATCTCCATCCGCTTCGACCATAATTCCagaattttgtgtcaaaagacgaGAATCGCGATCCGTGGAAAGGAATTTGTATCCATTGATTATGtatccttttaattttctacCATAAGAATGCAAACCACCCGCCAAAGATTTTCTTAGTTTCCCATCTTCGGTGGTTGCATCTATGTAATGTACCTACGATGATACATCATTAAatcaaatacattttttttaaaagaagtaTGTATTCACATTAAAAGAACTTAAGTAACCTTATTTTGCAGCCACCCTCCAAACTCATTGATGATCCAGTTACTTTCATCACTCTCCGTGACAGGATTTTGTAAGTTCATTTGACGTTTCTCGGTTAAAAATTCGCTTcatggaagaagaacaaaattaaaaatcatctattataacaattgataattcaAAAGAAAACCAACATAATACTTACTCCAGATCCCCTTTTATCTCATCAGAGTGAAGCAAAATGTAGCGATGAGCTTGTTTTAAGCTTTTGTCATCAAGGCGAATGCTGACCTCCTTCCCAATAACTCGACCACCAGAATTAAACAAGTAATCATTGGGATTTGGAATGTCATCATCCATCCTTTTAGGTATGTTGAAAATGGTCTTAACACCTTGAAGATATCTCGAACAAAACCTAATTGTCTCCTCTAAAAGGAAGCCTTCTGCAATAGATCCTTCAGGTTGGGCTTTATTGGTTACATGTGATTTCAAATGGGACAAGTACCTTTCAAATAAAACATTTGTActtaatatatgataaatgtgaaatattaaataaaaagaatataatttAGACGTGTAAGATATTAACCTTTCAATGGGATACATCCATCTGTATTGCACTGGTCCACCAAGTTTAACCTCCTCCACTAAGTGAATCAACAAATGGACCATGATTGTGAAAAATGAAGGCAGAAACTCCTTTTCCAACTCACAAAGAgttaaaataatttcattttgaaGACCATCTAAATCATCTGGATCAATAGTTGTAGAGCACAACTTCTTGAAAAAGGAAGACAATCTAGCCAACAAGTCAATTACTTTTGTAGCTTTAGAGGCCCTTAAGGCAACGGGAAGGATATCCTGCATTATAACATGGTTGTCATGACTTTTGAGGTTAATCAACTTCCTTTGCTTCATATTCACACAACTAGAAAGGTTGGATCCATATCCATCAGGAACTTTAATTTTCTGCAAAACATTTAGGAACCTCTCCTTCTCCTCCGTAGACATAGAATAGGAAGCCGGAGGCATGCATTCACCTCCGTTAGGATTAGTACTCAGCCAAAGGTGAGACTTTATTCTCCATGCTTCAAGGGCTTCTCGATCATTCCTACTATCTCTACTCTTATCCATGCTAAGAAGAGTTCCCAAAATATTCTCAGACAcgtttttctcaatgtgcatcaCATCTAAATTATGCCTTAGAAGATTATGCTCCCAATACACCAAATCAAAGAATATGCTTCTCTTGGTACCAAAGTCACTTTCATCTTGgacatcatcgtcatcatcgtGTCCTCTTTGCCTCTTTTTCGGTGGTGCCTTCGACTTTCCGTAAACATGCTTCACCTTTTCTTGCTGCCTCAATATATCAGTGCCGCTAGGACGAGATGGGGCTTTACCCCACTCATTAGTTCTAAACTTCTCACAAAACTTGTCACCTTGACATCGATATGGGTGATCTGCAGGTAACCATTTTCTATAGCTACAATAGCAAATCTTGCTCCCAAATCTATCAGAAGGCGTGGAATCTAAGCATATAGGACATGCATTGTAACCTTTTGTGCTCAAACCAGAGAGCATTGCATAGCCGGGAAAGTCATTAATAGTCCAAAGCAAAGCCGCACGCAAATTAAATTTCTCTCCGGCAAAAGCATCAAAAGCTTCAACCCCTGTCCACAGCAATTTCAATTCATGCACTAATGGCTGCAGATACACGTCAATATCATTTCCGGGACCTGATTTTCCAAGAATAAGTGTGGACAGAATGAAAGAAGACGGTTTCATACATAACCATGGTGGAAGATTATAAGGAATCAACATCACTGGCCACGTACTATAAGTGGTGTTCATTAAACGGTAAGGattaaaaccatcactcgcaagACCTAATCGAACACTACGAGGGTCTAATGCAAAATCACTGTGACGCTCATCAAATGCCTTCCATGCTAAGCCATCTGAAGGATGCCTTAAAATCTTCTTATCATCTTCACCCAATCGCTCTGTATCATGCCATCTCATATCTTCTGCTGTTGATGATGACATGTAGATTCTTTTTAGTCTCGGTATAAGAGGGAAATATCGCATTACCTTAGCTGGCACACCTTTCTTACAAGTATCCGTACCTTGATCACTTACAACGTTGCCCCTATCCTTAGTTTTCTTCCACCTCGATGTACCACAAACATGACACTTGTCTTTCTTTAAAAATTCACCCCAATACAACATGCAATTATTCGGACAAGCATCAATCTTTTCATACCCAAGTCCCAAGtcttttatcattttcttaCTGTAATAATAAGAAGAGGGAAAATCAAGTATTTGAGGAAATGCATCTAGAATTAGCTTCAACAACATATTGAAAGATTCTATGGACCAGTGATTCATACACTTCAAGTGAAACAAGTGtaacagaaaagataactttgAAAAATTGATACACCCCTCGTACAATTTCTCCTCAGAAGCTTCAAGCAACTTCTTATATGTCACATCTTCTTCTATTGTAGAATAATCATATTCTACATCTGTGTCATAGGCCAAGGGCTCCTCAATCCATTCATCATCCTCTCGTGCTTCTAAATTTGGGCAATTGGGAGGCATATTAACACTAAATGCTGATCTTAATAGCCCTCCCATATTATCTCGACCTACAAACCCACTTTGGTTATCAAGGGATCCTTCACTAGTAAtccctccatcactctcaaacaTACGCTGAAACGTATCCCCTTTACCATGAAAAATCCAATCCTTATATGGCTTATAAAATCCCTTAAACAAAATATGCCTCTCCACTTCATTTACGGAGAACCATTTCTCTACCTTACAGTTCTTACATGGACATCTAATTTTTCCTTCGACTAGATCTTGCTTGGCAAACTCAATAAATTCCATACAACCGTCGATATATTCATGATGACCAGTGGGTAGATCGATCCAACTTTTATCCATATCTATACGAAATTAGTTGAGTAATTAGTAATATACTTCGGTCGCAGAATAGGAAATTTTTATatgtacttattaaaatattataatCATTCTTAGAACCTTGATATATCACACGAGATTAATTTAAGTCACATAACACCTCCGTACACAACTCTTCTTAATTCATACCATAACTTATGGTTTTTTGTTTAATCATTCTTCCTTAGTGACTAATATTTGTGATCTATCTTCATCTTCTAAAAGTTATTACCCTATATCACTTCCatattatattttctttttgcgTACAAGATCATACTTTCAACTTCACATGAATTTGCAAGGAAAATAAAGCATGTGATTTTAGCGCACAAGGTGATATTTTCAACTTCACACGAAGACAACAATATAAATCCATTTTTTAAAAAGAGTAAGAGTACCTTAAGTAACGTGGCAtcacataatcagaatttatggtaaaatttcTTGGATTAAATGTAATTAAGCTAAGCAAAATTATGTAGTGGGGATAATGTAATTAGACAAACAATACCAACACAAAATGCCAAAGCTAACAAAAATACGTACTTACAAATTTGAAGCTATTATATCAAAACATTTGAAATTAAATCAACAGGAATACAATAGAAAGATCCAACTTTTGCATGATTGACGTAAGTTATGATAGCACAATAAACGTCGGTATATGCTCATTGTATATATATTGGACATCGAGGAAATGTAAAGCCACGGAAATTATATTCTAACACTTAACAAACCTAACTTGCAGAGTTGTAGCCCACCCTTGTCCATACAAAATTAGGGAAATAACAATTGTCCAATAAAAAACCTAAAAGGGACTTTATAGTATACATACCTCTAGTATCAAAGAGCATATGCAACGTACGAACCGATGCACGAACCTACGAACAACGCTAAAGACTTGCAGGAAACCTTGAACCGGTGTAGCAACGCATGAACTGATGCACGAACCTACGAACAACGCTAAAGAATCACAGGAAACCTTGAACCGGTGTGGTCGGCGAAACCTGATAATGTTGATAAATTATGGTCAAAATATAAGGACAACAACATTATCAGGAATTTaaaatctaaaaaatatagtagatGAAGTTATCAACTTAAACAGAAAACACTACAAACATATCAATTCATGACCATGAATGCTCCATGAAAATGAACAAATGTAGGGAAGCAATGTGCTAAGCGCAGGTCAAAGAAGGGTGTTTTTTCTACATGGAAAGTAAAAGCAAATATTATCTGCAATCTACTCCGCGATAAGGGGATCAAGCAATTGAGTTTACGAAAGTCGTTATTGTGGGGCGACAAAAAtaccagaggagagagaaaggagataGTGGTGAACGTAGAGGGACAGGagaagaagtgaactgatcagaagtgaactgatcagaagtgaactgatcagaagtgaactgatcagaagtgaactgatcagaaatgaactgatcagaagtgaactgatcagaagtgaactgatcaaaagtgaactgatcagaagtgaactgatcaggacTGATCAGGATTGATCAGTAAGGACtgttcagaactgatctgatcaggactgatctggactgatctgatcaggactgatctgatcaggactgatctaTTTTCTATGTCGTCTGAGAGTGCAAGTGTCACAGTCCATAGAAAGCTAGCTATTCCATTTATTACTCAAAAGTGATCaccatactccgtattaagcaGCCATATTATCTCATATTCAAGGAAGTTGACagaacacaacacataattaaaaAGACTCCCAAAAgttttataataatattaatcctacCTTGTTATGTCTAATCTAAATATTAGTCATTATAGATTACTCTTCTATTATGACTCATCAATTCCACGATCAATTATTTATAACTTGTACACCGTAGCAATCAGTATGTATTACTCCACTTCTTAAGCTCTTAGCTAGTGTTTGTTTGAATAATGAAATAAGAATAGTAATCACAATTTTGGATTAGATTCTATTAATTTGTTAAGAATAGAGTTATTCAAATAGAACGATAATCTCATGATTGAGCTTGAACTGATTTAGTGAAACACTCCTATCCGGTGTAATTGCATAGCCTCTAAAACGTTTTCTGTTAATGTTTCCCATTTTTTCCCGGTTATGCGCAACACATGATGTATATAGTTAAGGTTCGATAGTTATATTAGCAACACCAACATAAATTGGGatgttttccaattccaattacATTATTTATGTGTGGGATAAAGTAATTAAACCTAAACAACACCAACACAAATCAGGagaagaagtgaactgatcagaagtgaactgatcagaactgatcaggaTGGATCAGTAAGGATTGATCAGGACTGATTTGATCAGGAATGATCCGATcaggactgatctgatcaggattGATCAGAGCAGGACTGATCTATTTTCTATGTCGTAAATAGCCTAGGACTGATCTATTGtcatgtaatgcatgatctattgtcttgtaatgcatgatctattttctaaaatcaatAGAGATAAAAAGTTCAGGTATGTAATAAAAAATACTCTAAACAGCTCTATAGAGAAGCACTAAAAAAAGCTAGGTAACGACTCTTTACCATAATTCCATAAACCCTTACTCGCAAGTTCAAAATAATTCAACAGGAGAATACAATGTCGTTCTTTCTAACAATAGAACCTAAAGTGTAGCCAAACCATCCATCTCAAAAATTTGCTACTGTTACTTTTAACTCGATACATGTTGAAACTAACTGATATGTTATTATCAAAGCTCGTAGTCATAAAAACCATTTATGCATGCTGCAGTTTATTGGGGCAAAGATGGGGGCCTCAGGACTACAAATACAAACAGAAAGTGGCCTAATTAGCATCCCTAGTAATATCTGATGTGTTGTTGTGAAATATCTTCCTAGAGGTGCCCTAAAGAAATACCTCATTGATAATCGAAGGAAGAAGCTAGCTTTTAAGGTTGTCCACCAGTTGGCGCTTGATCTTTCTAGAGTGACAAATAATTTTGCAAACTCAGATAAATAATACCGGATGATAAGCTATAGTTCAAAGCTACTCTCAACTTGGCATGATAAACCCAGATAAACAATAAGCTAGTGCTGATAAGATAATATTTGGTTAGCTATGACAGTTCAAAACCGGATGATAGAAACTCAGAAATGGTTATCTGAGTTTATCATCCCAGCTATGAcagttcaaaaatcaaaaccggATGTTCTATCCCTTAACTCAGTTAAGCTATAGTTCAAAGCTACTCTCACTTCTCTGTGTTTTGAACTGCATATATTCAGATTAGGGTGCTTACTGCATAGGTTTATTCCTTACTCCATACAACTGGTAGTCAAACCTATATTTGGTGCCAACTAAAGCAGGGAAAGGCaaagaaatttataataaagacaAGCAAAGTGctgataagataagatattTAACACTGCGATACACTGCCACTACCTAATACTACAGTTATGACATATAGAAAGCATGCAGTAGCTTAACATAACGATGACAGACAGACAATGAGCTTATCAGTTGCCTAATACTAAGTTCTGCTTTGTAAAGCTCAGTTCTGTTTTGTGCAAAGTTTGTTCAGTTCTTTTCTACTTACAGTCAGTCCATCGGTCACACATTTCACATAATCAGTCACAGAAAACAGTGTAGCCTCAAAAGAAGTTATAGATAACAGTAGAAAATGCTAAGTGAAAGGGttcaaataattagtataagttCTATAGCGACAAATAATTTTGCAAACTCATCCAACATGCACATTTGATGCACCAAGTTTCTCACTAAAGACAACCTAAACTAACCAAGTACAGCTAGGTGTCTTAAAGATTGACAACAGATTTTTCATACTAAGTACCAGATATCTTGGTCAGAGATTATCACCTAAATCTCACTAAATGTCTGTGTGTCTTTATACAAAGCATTGCCATGTATCCAAATTTCAAAGATTCTAGGCCAACTAAAAGTTGCAAATTTAAAACTATGGAATCACAAAAGTACAAAGTAATTCAAGAAAGATACCGCAGAAAATTAGAAATAGATAGACAATACCTACAGTAGTAACTACACGGAAGAAGAAGTCAGACGTTCGATCACCACTTTCCAACTATCGTCCAAATTACCAACTATCtgcaattgaaaactaaaataaatgaaatagcAAACACTCTGTAAGCGGTATATAGAAAATCACAGAAACTAAGAAGACCCATTCTagtttttttcttgaattaaggATGCAATATAACATGGAAAACTTAAAGGCATATGATTGACATTAGAAATTGACATGAAAAAACGTGAATTAACAATATATGACGGAAATTAAAATAGTGAATCAAACCTAAATATTGTTATATGATAAAAATCAAATAGTGAAGGCGTGAAGCAGACCAAAAATACCTGGCGAATATATCCGGCAACACCGAGGATGAAGCAGCAATTAAGAAACCAGAGTATGCTTGAATTTCTCCAATTAAAAACCAGAGAGAGCAACGAatttatcttgaattttttgggcGAATTGTGAATTCAATAATtgggatttttcatgaatttataGGATGAGGAGTGAGATAGCTTATAATGGGAGATTTGACTTTGCTAACGTAAAGGTTGAAGACGGAATTCATGGAATTCGTTAATGGCCGGTGCTGAAGGTGAGGAGGAGAGATACGAATTCATCGGAAATCTGACGAGGGTGGTTAGTTTCCTAAAGCAGCAAGGTATGTCGGTGGGAGGAGGTTGAGAGAAACGTGGGAGGTGGGTTGAGAGTTAGGCGGGATTCTGCGAAAAAAACAGAGAGTTAGGCGGGATTTTTTGCCCAAAAATTCAGTTGCATTGCTGCCTCACAAACACGTGCAACACACGTGTCTTTTTTTTGTAAGTAGCGACGCTTTAGAACGTCGAAATATTTTGCGGCTCTCTAAAGCGTCGCAATTTACAAATTAATATTCGCGCCCCAATTTCCTTGCGACTCTTTGTTAGACCGTCACAATAATTCCGTCTCAATATGTACCTCTTTTTTGTAGTGTCTCAACTGTCCATTTTGTTTTAATCTAACGACTATTagaggttctcattataaggagGTTCTTATCTTAAGggaggttctcaccagaacctggttatatatatatattatatacatatatatatatatatatatatatatataaaaatatatatatatatatatatatttatatatatatttgatagTAAAgtcaattcattaataaaaagccatacgacatctacaaaaaATAATCGAGCCATACGGGTTAGGTCTTCTTGT contains:
- the LOC110793229 gene encoding uncharacterized protein, coding for MDKSWIDLPTGHHEYIDGCMEFIEFAKQDLVEGKIRCPCKNCKVEKWFSVNEVERHILFKGFYKPYKDWIFHGKGDTFQRMFESDGGITSEGSLDNQSGFVGRDNMGGLLRSAFSVNMPPNCPNLEAREDDEWIEEPLAYDTDVEYDYSTIEEDVTYKKLLEASEEKLYEGCINFSKLSFLLHLFHLKCMNHWSIESFNMLLKLILDAFPQILDFPSSYYYSKKMIKDLGLGYEKIDACPNNCMLYWGEFLKKDKCHVCGTSRWKKTKDRGNVVSDQGTDTCKKGVPAKVMRYFPLIPRLKRIYMSSSTAEDMRWHDTERLGEDDKKILRHPSDGLAWKAFDERHSDFALDPRSVRLGLASDGFNPYRLMNTTYSTWPVMLIPYNLPPWLCMKPSSFILSTLILGKSGPGNDIDVYLQPLVHELKLLWTGVEAFDAFAGEKFNLRAALLWTINDFPGYAMLSGLSTKGYNACPICLDSTPSDRFGSKICYCSYRKWLPADHPYRCQGDKFCEKFRTNEWGKAPSRPSGTDILRQQEKVKHVYGKSKAPPKKRQRGHDDDDDVQDESDFGTKRSIFFDLVYWEHNLLRHNLDVMHIEKNVSENILGTLLSMDKSRDSRNDREALEAWRIKSHLWLSTNPNGGECMPPASYSMSTEEKERFLNVLQKIKVPDGYGSNLSSCVNMKQRKLINLKSHDNHVIMQDILPVALRASKATKVIDLLARLSSFFKKLCSTTIDPDDLDGLQNEIILTLCELEKEFLPSFFTIMVHLLIHLVEEVKLGGPVQYRWMYPIERYLSHLKSHVTNKAQPEGSIAEGFLLEETIRFCSRYLQGVKTIFNIPKRMDDDIPNPNDYLFNSGGRVIGKEVSIRLDDKSLKQAHRYILLHSDEIKGDLDEFLTEKRQMNLQNPVTESDESNWIINEFGGWLQNKVHYIDATTEDGKLRKSLAGGLHSYGRKLKGYIINGYKFLSTDRDSRLLTQNSGIMVEADGDAYYGKVKDIYELDYYGDYKVVLFRCDWVDIHRGVKAYPNGGVCVNFSKLMHSGRLLQDDPFVFSSQAKQVFYIEDEIQKGWLHVVKNKPRDVFDLGDSLPVEEEGGTN